Proteins from one Podospora pseudocomata strain CBS 415.72m chromosome 4, whole genome shotgun sequence genomic window:
- the HIR1 gene encoding HIR complex subunit (EggNog:ENOG503NUB8; COG:B; BUSCO:EOG09260U6R), which translates to MYIIKPSWLRHSGEQKDFEVYSCHVSQDGKRLATAGGDGHVRIWSTDSIYNGHVEGYSAPRQLCHMSHHLGTIHSVRFSPNNRYLASGADDRVICIYQLDSNPPSHATTFGTNEPPPIENWKTHKRLVGHDSDVQDLAWSYDNSILVSVGLDSKVVSSPLTTYFRRCSWSPDGNHIAAANAVNGPVSSVAIIERSRWDSQINLIGHEGPTEACMFSPRLFHTQNPAEKGASGSLVTVIASAGQDKTLSIWNTNTSRPVVIVQDVASKSISDLAWAPDGQTLFACSLDGNIVVVQFEVGELGWVATAEENDKALEKYGVARKGMGTAEDVDGLHLENHSKAGELRGAESRMGALMGDLPAAAAAAAAASKSDTAGTTNGTKSTKNGEAKNGDAVKNGETNGTSEPKSGKETPAAESADKAAERINELKSRVQVTKDGRKRVAPLLVSSSGTGLLSLPQSQLVGAKSKTAIQSETPQTVIDLSKPSHGLPKGGIAALLLGTKRKAVVLDGEEEDEPNKRLATGPVPIMADTVDGLEPATLTSPAQGLVPTPEFLRSAVVSPSVSFSQVRLAVPKIRSHIVRALEKGVLQGESTLEEASKIPENTILEAKNPARPREPSHITATKRGALLWQDYLPRAIILLTGNKHFWAAACEDGTLHTWTPAGRRLLNGIILESQPIILESRDHWLLCVTSVGMCHVFNIKTMSAAHPPVSLAPILDIAITSLSPDGPTAAPGVTSAHLNSLGTIVVTLSNGDGFYYSPTLYTWQRLSESWWALGSQYWNSNDSSLTALSSTAVGPSAPAKKPKSGGDDKPDISAGIIPHLERHTTTEFLVKGRAYTLQRLIKQLVAKDGFEGFESVVSVAHLENRMAGALALGAKEEFRLYLFMYAKRIGAEGLRSKVEELLNTLVGGVLQDSKDGGGKGRGWFDKGEVICGWERKELLKGVVLILGKFRDLQRTTVQYARILGLTAGNEEDEEDGEETNGVVDQMEE; encoded by the exons ATGTACATCATCAAGCCTTCGTGGCTTCGCCATAGTG GCGAACAGAAGGACTTTGAGGTTTACAGCTGCCACGTCTCCCAGGATGGAAAGAGACTGGCCACCGCTGGCGGAGATGGCCATGTTCGCATCTGGTCGACCGATTCAATCTACAATGGCCATGTCGAAGGCTACTCGGCCCCGCGACAGCTCTGCCACATGAGCCACCACCTGGGTACCATCCATTCCGTCCGATTCTCCCCAAATAATCGCTACCTCGCTTCCGGCGCCGACGACCGTGTCATCTGCATCTACCAGCTCGACAGCAACCCTCCATCACACGCCACCACATTCGGCACCAACGAGCCACCGCCCATCGAGAATTGGAAAACCCACAAACGCCTCGTAGGCCACGACAGCGACGTCCAGGACCTCGCCTGGTCTTACGACAACTCGATTCTCGTCTCAGTTGGTCTCGATTCGAAAGTGGTG AGCTCCCCGCTCACCACGTACTTTCGGAGGTGTAGTTGGTCGCCAGATGGCAATCACATCGCGGCGGCGAATGCAGTAAACGGCCCAGTCAGCAGTGTGGCCATCATTGAGCGTTCAAGATGGGACAGCCAGATCAACCTGATTGGTCACGAAGGCCCAACTGAGGCGTGTATGTTCTCGCCTCGTTTGTTCCATACCCAAAACCCGGCCGAGAAGGGCGCATCCGGATCGCTGGTGACAGTCATTGCCTCTGCTGGTCAGGACAAGACGTTGAGTATATGGAACACAAACACCTCTCGGCCAGTTGTGATTGTGCAGGATGTAGCATCCAAGTCCATTTCAGACTTGGCATGGGCCCCAGATGGCCAGACCTTGTTTGCCTGCAGCTTAGATGGAAACATCGTTGTGGTCCAGTTTGAAGTTGGCGAGCTGGGGTGGGTAGCAACGGCAGAGGAGAACGACAAGGCTCTCGAGAAGTACGGGGTTGCCAGAAAGGGAATGGGAACTGCAGAAGATGTTGATGGGCTACACCTCGAGAATCACAGCAAGGCTGGCGAGTTGCGAGGGGCCGAGTCCCGGATGGGGGCTCTGATGGGAGATctacctgctgctgctgctgctgctgctgctgcttcgaAGAGTGACACGGCTGGCACAACAAATGGCACCAAGTCAACAAAGAACGGCGAGGCAAAGAACGGTGACGCGGTCAAGAATGGAGAGACAAATGGCACTTCTGAGCCCAAGTCAGGCAAGGAGACACCGGCCGCAGAGAGTGCCGACAAGGCTGCAGAGCGCATCAACGAACTGAAGTCCCGGGTGCAGGTAACGAAGGATGGAAGGAAGAGGGTTGCACCTCTGCTAGTCTCGTCATCCGGCACTGGCTTACTGTCATTACCACAATCGCAGCTAGTGGGCGCGAAGTCCAAGACTGCGATACAAAGCGAGACGCCTCAGACGGTGATTGATCTTTCAAAACCCTCCCATGGGCTACCAAAAGGCGGTATCGCCGCCTTGTTGCTAGGCACCAAGAGAAAAGCTGTTGTGCttgacggggaggaagaggatgaaccCAACAAGCGGCTGGCAACAGGTCCTGTACCAATCATGGCTGACACAGTCGACGGCCTTGAGCCAGCAACCCTCACATCACCCGCTCAAGGCCTCGTCCCAACGCCAGAGTTCCTCCGCTCAGCCGTCGTGAGCCCCTCGGTATCCTTCTCCCAAGTACGACTAGCAGTTCCCAAAATCCGCTCTCACATTGTCCGTGCCCTCGAAAAGGGAGTCCTTCAAGGGGAATCCACCCTCGAAGAAGCCTCCAAAATCCCAgaaaacaccatcctcgaggCCAAAAACCCCGCCCGCCCCCGCGAACCCTCCCATATTACCGCCACCAAGCGCGGTGCCCTCCTCTGGCAAGACTACCTCCCCCgcgccatcatcctcctaACAGGCAACAAGCACTTCTGGGCAGCCGCCTGCGAAGACGGCACCCTCCACACCTGGACGCCCGCCGGCCGCCGCCTCTTGAACGGCATTATACTCGAGTCCCAACCCATAATCCTCGAGTCAAGAGACCACTGGCTCCTATGCGTAACATCAGTAGGCATGTGCCACGTCTTCAACATAAAAACCATGTCCGCTGCCCACCCACCCGTATCCCTCGCCCCCATCCTCGACATTGCCATCACTTCTTTATCTCCAGACGGACCAACAGCTGCCCCGGGAGTAACCTCCGCCCACCTCAACAGTCTCGGCACAATCGTGGTAACCCTCTCCAACGGCGACGGATTCTACTACTCGCCCACATTATACACCTGGCAACGCCTCTCCGAGTCCTGGTGGGCGCTAGGATCCCAATACTGGAACAGCAACGACTCGTCGCTtaccgccctctcctcgacAGCAGTCGGCccctcggcgccggcgaaGAAACCAAAGTcaggtggtgatgataaACCCGACATTTCGGCGGGTATAATCCCCCACTTGGAACGGCACACGACGACAGAATTCCTCGTCAAGGGACGGGCGTACACCTTGCAGCGACTGATCAAGCAACTCGTAGCCAAGGACGGGTTTGAAGGGTTCGAATCGGTTGTTTCTGTCGCCCACTTGGAGAATCGCATGGCGGGTGCTCTGGCCTTGGGGGCAAAGGAGGAGTTTAGGTTGTATCTATTCATGTACGCCAAACGGATCGGTGCCGAAGGATTGCGGTCAAAGGTGGAGGAATTACTCAACACGTTGGTAGGGGGCGTGTTGCAAGACAGTAAGGatggggggggaaagggaaggggctGGTTTGATAAAGGGGAGGTGATTTGTggttgggagaggaaggagttgctgaagggggtggtgttgattcTTG GCAAATTCAGGGATTTGCAGAGGACGACGGTGCAATACGCTAGGATACTGGGGTTGACGGCTGGgaatgaggaggatgaggaggatggggaagagacgaatggggtggtggaccaGATGGAGGAGTAA
- the MPG1 gene encoding mannose-1-phosphate guanyltransferase (EggNog:ENOG503NTZ3; COG:M), producing MKALILVGGFGTRLRPLTLTLPKPLVEFGNKRMILHQIEALAAAGVTDIVLAVNYRPEIMEKYLAEYEKEFGINITISIESEPLGTAGPLKLAEEVLRKDDTPFFVLNSDVTCDYPFKELAAFHKSHGDEGTIVVTKVEEPSKYGVVVHKPGHPTKIDRFVEKPVEFVGNRINAGMYILNTSVLDRIELRPTSIEQETFPAMVKDGQLHSFDLEGFWMDVGQPKDFLTGTCLYLSSLAKKQSKLLTPTTEPFVYGGNVLIDPSAKIGKNCRIGPNVTIGPDVVVGDGVRLQRCVLLSGAKVKDHAWVKSTIVGWNSVVGRWARLENVTVLGDDVTISDEVYVNGGSVLPHKTIKANVDVPAIIM from the exons ATGAAGG CCCTAATTCTCGTCGGCGGCTTTGGCACTCGCCTTCGCCCTCTC ACTCTGACCCTCCCCAAGCCTCTGGTCGAGTTCGGCAATAAGCGGATGATCCTGCACCAGATCGAGGCCCTTGCAGCTGCTGGTGTTACCGACATTGTATTGGCTGTCAACTACCGCCCCGAGATCATGGAGAAGTACCTGGCCGAG TACGAAAAAGAATtcggcatcaacatcaccatctcgaTCGAATCCGAGCCCCTCGGCACGGCCGGCCCGCTCAAGCTCGCCGAGGAGGTGCTCCGTAAGGACGACACCCCCTTTTTCGTGCTTAACTCGGACGTGACGTGCGATTACCCCTTCAAGGAGCTCGCCGCCTTCCACAAGTCGCACGGCGACGAGGGGACCATTGTCGTgaccaaggtggaggagcccTCCAAGTACGGCGTCGTGGTTCACAAGCCGGGGCACCCGACCAAGATTGACCGCTTCGTCGAGAAGCCGGTCGAGTTTGTGGGCAACAGGATCAACGCGGGCATGTACATCCTCAACACGTCGGTCCTTGACCGCATCGAGCTGAGGCCCACCTCGATCGAGCAGGAGACCTTCCCCGCCATGGTGAAGGACGGGCAGCTGCACTCTTTTGACCTGGAGGGCTTCTGGATGGACGTCGGGCAGCCAAAGGATTTCTTGACGGGGACGTGCCTGTACCTGTCGAGCCTGGCGAAGAAGCAGAGCAAGCTGCTGACCCCGACGACGGAGCCGTTTGTGTACGGGGGGAACGTGTTGATTGACCCGAGCGCCAAGATTGGGAAGAACTGCAGAATAGGGCCCAACGTGACGATTGGGCcggatgtggtggtgggggatggggtgaggCTGCAGAGGTGTGTGCTGCTCTCGGGAGCCAAGGTGAAGGATCACGCTTGGGTGAAGAGCACGATTGTGGGATGGAACAgtgtggtggggaggtgggcgaggttggagaatgtgacggtgttgggggatgaTGTGACGATTAGTGATGAGGTTTATGTTAATGGGGGGAGTGTGCTGCCTCACAAGACGATCAAGGCGAATGTGGATGTGCCGGCTATTATTATGTAA
- the SRP40 gene encoding jun-like transcription factor (COG:Y; EggNog:ENOG503NUEP) yields the protein MAKDKKVKADKVTKSTPAATQLPSQLLDLVEKFLSEHDFTEAHTEFTKARKAKGLKKAKGEATDSTLESVFQAWETSKAKASSDDDSSSSNESDSSSSSDSDSDSDSDSESDSDDVEMADAPADSESSDSSSSSESSDSDSSDSESESESDEEKKPAASNPLKRKATSESSDSSSEDSSGSDSEKEKPAAKKQKTAAAKAESSSSESSSDSSSDSSSSSDSSSSDSSSDSDSSSSDSSSDSDSSDSDSSDSDSSDSEDVVEEAAKVPLPDSSDDSSSDSSSDSDSDSDSDDKSKTKTKKSTKTKANSDTSASGSSNSSATLNGSTSPKVFPVSTFAPLPPDPFVKTNNRGKGAAVKEEKVPFSRVNRNIKVDPKFADNSFAGEDWGRKAHEDLIVTRGKGFTKEKNKKKKGSYRGGRIDTGLQLGIKFDDDGN from the coding sequence ATGgccaaagacaagaaggtcaaggccGACAAAGTCACCAAGTCAACCCCTGCCGCTACCCAGCTGCCttcccagctcctcgaccTTGTAGAGAAATTTCTCTCTGAGCATGATTTCACCGAGGCCCACACCGAATTCACCAAGGCTCGCAAGGCCAAGGGtttgaagaaggccaagggaGAGGCAACCGACAGCACTCTGGAGTCCGTCTTCCAGGCTTGGGAGACttccaaggccaaggcttCTAGTGACGACGattccagcagcagcaacgaaTCCGATTCCTCTTCCAGCAGCGACAGTGATTcggactcggactcggactCCGAGAGCGAcagtgatgatgtcgagatggCCGACGCCCCGGCCGACTCTGAGAGCTCTGACTCTAGCAGTAGCTCTGAGAGCTCCGACAGTGACAGCTCCGACAGTGAAAGTGAGAGCGAaagtgatgaggagaagaagcctgcCGCTTCCAATCCTTTGAAGCGCAAGGCCACGTCCGAGAGCAGCGACTCGTCGTCTGAGGATTCCTCCGGCTCTGATtccgagaaggagaagccagctgccaagaagcagaagacTGCCGCCGCTAAGGCCGAGTCATCCTCCTCTGAGTCTTCATCCGACTCTTCTTCTGATTCTTCTTCGAGCTCCGATAGCAGCTCTTCTGATTCTTCTTCCGATTCCGACTCATCGTCCTCCGACTCTTCTTCAGACTCCGACTCGTCCGATTCTGATTCATCTGACTCCGACTCTTCCGATTCCGAAGACGTagtcgaggaggctgctaaggtccccctccccgactcCAGCGACGATTCATCATCCGATTCCTCCTCCGATAGTGACTCGGACAGCGACTCCGACGACAAGAGCAAGACTAAGACAAAGAAgtccaccaagaccaaggcgAACAGTGACACCTCCGCGAGCGGTTCCTCCAATAGCTCTGCAACCCTCAACGGGAGCACCTCGCCTAAGGTTTTTCCCGTCAGCACCTTcgcccctcttcctcccgaCCCGTTTGTGAAGACCAACAACCGCGGCAAGGGCGCTGCAGTaaaagaggagaaggttCCCTTTTCCCGTGTCAACCGGAACATCAAGGTTGACCCTAAGTTTGCCGACAACTCGTTTGCGGGTGAGGACTGGGGAAGAAAGGCGCACGAGGACCTCATTGTCACGAGGGGCAAGGGCTTTACaaaggagaagaacaagaagaagaagggcagcTACAGGGGTGGCAGGATCGACACTGGCCTGCAATTGGGCATCAAGTTCGACGATGACGGAAACTAA
- the SCT1 gene encoding Glycerol-3-phosphate/dihydroxyacetone phosphate acyltransferase (EggNog:ENOG503NVRF; COG:I) codes for MSETTQLQTQQAAAPQSAANPKPAKELYPMVGWKYDSFLWIMSLLEDTFFREVHPRSAWRVPKHGPVLFVAAPHANQFVDALVLLRTLQKEAKRRVSLLIAQKSVSGFIGWASRQVGCVPVGRPQDSAKPGRGTVYLPNPVDDPTLVRGIGTNFTEFGEVGGIIFLPSAKGQSGESLDISEVIGPEEVRIKRPPKGKLAMSQLTGRDDVDANGKLLNKEDKKPREGYQGIKYKIAPHVDQSKVFQAVFDRLASGGCVGIFPEGGSHDRTELLPLKAGVALMALGTLADHPDCGLKIVPVGMNYFHAHKFRSRAVVEFGAPLDIPRNLVDAYSNGGTEGRREAVGQVLDMVHEALSAVTVSVPDYDTLMVIQAARRLYNPTGKPLPLPVVVELNRRLALGYEKYKEDPRVKELKEAVTEYNKQLRYLDIRDHQVEKAKLSWFTVVATFLQRIVILFLLSAGVIPGLLLFAPVFIACKVISHKKAKEALAGSVVKVQGKDVIATWKLLVALALAPLCYNTYAIITLYMVHKHRYYGWVPEWVPFWAVYIACCIFFILLTFAALRFGEVGMDILKSLRPLALCINPASSYNVAKLRERRAELKAQVTDIINTIGPEMFPDFEHSRLLAPADSAARAAARREAGVNSPPISPNRPSYDRRSSYGVSVNGSDSPPFQAPTRRNTTSSSRNIPYNESFSNIAQAQIFATRPTTPSNHSRASSSGGRPGSAGFPVAGFTTLDSAEGFDEASKKIRAAMKERGEMRRRKSQARQFMMGDEGTSEEDGSDGVEFGDRRKGQ; via the exons ATGTCCGAAACAACACAGCTGCAGACGCAGCAAGCGGCGGCACCCCAGAGTGCCGCCAACCCAAAGCCCGCGAAGGAGCTCTATCCGATGGTGGGCTGGAAGTATGACAGCTTCCTCTGGATAATGTCGCTGCTGGAGGACACGTTCTTTCGCGAGGTGCATCCGCGTAGTGCTTGGAGAGTGCCCAAACATGGCCCTGTTCTGTTCGTGGCTGCCCCGCATGCCAACCAG TTCGTCGATGCTCTCGTTTTGCTGAGAACACTACAGAAGGAAGCCAAAAGACGAGTTTCGCTGCTTATCGCGCAAAAGTCAGTGTCTGGCTTCATCGGATGGGCATCTCGCCAGGTGGGCTGCGTGCCAGTAGGACGACCGCAGGACTCGGCGAAGCCCGGTCGGGGCACTGTTTACCTTCCCAACCCAGTGGATGACCCTACGCTTGTTCGTGGGATCGGCACCAATTTCACTGAATTTGGAGAGGTGGGCGGTatcatcttcctcccttCGGCTAAGGGTCAGAGCGGAGAAAGTTTGGATATCAGCGAAGTTATTGGACCCGAGGAGGTTCGCATCAAGCGGCCGCCCAAGGGGAAGCTGGCCATGTCACAGCTTACTGGCCGTGATGATGTGGATGCGAATGGCAAGCTTCTCaacaaggaggacaagaagccCAGGGAGGGGTATCAGGGCATCAAGTACAAGATCGCGCCGCATGTGGACCAGTCCAAAGTGTTCCAGGCCGTGTTTGATCGTTTGGCGTCTGGGGGTTGCGTTGGTATCTTCCCTGAGGGAGGCAGTCATGATCGGACTGAGCTGTTGCCTTTGAAGGCGGGTGTGGCGCTGATGGCGCTGGGAACACTGGCGGATCATCCTGATTGCGGCCTCAAGATTGTGCCTGTGGGCATGAATTACTTCCACGCTCACAAGTTCCGCTCGAGAGCCGTTGTGGAGTTTGGGGCTCCTTTGGATATTCCGCGGAACCTGGTTGACGCGTATTCGAACGGCGGGACGGAGGGGAGACGTGAGGCGGTGGGTCAGGTCTTGGACATGGTACACGAAGCCCTGAGCGCTGTCACCGTTTCGGTGCCCGACTATGACACCTTGATGGTTATTCAGGCTGCGAGACGGCTTTACAACCCGACCGGCAAGCCACTGCCGCTTCCTGTGGTCGTCGAACTTAACAGGCGGCTGGCCTTGGGCTACGAGAAGTATAAGGAAGATCCGCGcgtcaaggagctcaaggaggcggTCACCGAGTACAATAAGCAGCTCCGGTACCTCGACATCCGGGACCACCAGGTTGAAAAGGCGAAGCTTTCGTGGTTTACCGTTGTCGCAACGTTCCTCCAGCGCATCGTGATattgtttcttttgtctgCGGGAGTGATTCCGGGTCTGCTGCTTTTTGCGCCCGTGTTCATCGCCTGCAAGGTCATCAGTCAcaaaaaggccaaggaagCCCTCGCTGGCTCTGTGGTCAAAGTCCAGGGCAAGGACGTCATTGCTACTTGGAAACTGCTGGTCGCCTTGGCTTTGGCTCCTCTCTGCTACAACACCTATGCCATCATCACGCTTTACATGGTGCACAAGCACCGGTATTACGGCTGGGTCCCTGAATGGGTACCCTTCTGGGCTGTGTACATCGCCTGCTGCATCTTTTTCATCCTACTCACCTTTGCCGCATTGCGCTTTGGAGAAGTTGGGATGGATATTCTGAAGTCACTGCGGCCACTTGCCCTCTGCATCAACCCTGCGTCCAGCTACAATGTGGCCAAGTTGCGGGAGAGACGCGCCGAGCTGAAGGCGCAGGTGAcggacatcatcaacacgaTTGGCCCCGAGATGTTCCCCGACTTTGAGCACAGTCGCTTGTTGGCTCCAGCTGATTCCGCCGCCCGGGCAGCAGCTCGCAGGGAAGCCGGTGTCAACAGCCCGCCCATCTCACCCAACCGGCCTTCCTACGACCGCCGTTCCAGCTATGGCGTCTCAGTCAACGGAAGCGACAGCCCGCCATTCCAGGCACCCACAAGAAGgaacaccacctcctccagccgcAACATCCCCTACAACGAATCATTCAGCAACATCGCGCAAGCGCAGATTTTTGCTACCAGGCCGACGACGCCTTCTAATCACAGTCGGGCAAGCAGTTCGGGGGGCAGGCCGGGATCGGCTGGTTTCCCGGTGGCTGGGTTCACGACGTTGGATAGCGCCGAGGGATTTGACGAGGCCAGCAAAAAGATTAGGGCTGcgatgaaggagaggggggagatgagacGGCGAAAGAGCCAGGCGAGGCAGTTTAtgatgggggatgaggggactagtgaggaggatgggagtgatggggttgagtttGGTGATCGGAGGAAGGGGCAGTGA
- a CDS encoding hypothetical protein (COG:O; EggNog:ENOG503NV00; BUSCO:EOG092614ZG), with protein sequence MPSYSYHLIFELYATPDPTTSAVADTINDIWVPTPTCPTIFDDLPSHTPRSARPPSPRRLPFRPNHQSHHLYEAGPSSVPPPDFSYASGKVIDCGRHRGTTNVEPNEDITPNPATKRRNIVHVSERQWRERETSADIPLKPEIQGIGPNKATKDWRFGRINIESFDPASVPSNNGKAKEVIMEGHGRQPAASLGPNLGGMGQNTKGRYIPAVNTKNTEAGWGIVHLYREADEFSALNSPPPIPPPPGLQDSGVGEEGTVLCIPAVPSYMSPSDFLGFIGEPWRGSVSHYRMVSTSRMNRYMVLMKFKDKKTATEWRKEFDGRPFDTLAESEICHVTFIKSITVETPGRKGSEGAGVGKGETGMINSLRPFPPPTPSLVELPTCAVCLERMDDTAGLMTILCQHVFHCTCLQTWKTRGCPICRATNPLTKQQQELDDEGNPYAKPFGHGVSNLCSVCDAPDNLWICLICGNVGCGRYQRGHAKEHWKETAHSFSLELVTQHVWDYAGDMWVHRLIRDKGDGKVVELPSGNTNTAGSGRGEDMDVVPRAKLENIGLEYTHLLTSQLESQRVYFEEMVNKAADKATKAAAAAEKAAGQAKEALRELGELREVCRVLREETVPGLEKDLAREKARGQKSAELARSLGKALQEEKQVTKGLMERIEHLKKEGEKNAALVEELRQENEGLKEMNHDLTMFISGQEKLKEMEKEGQLQEGELEEGTVGVAEGSKKKKKGKNKK encoded by the coding sequence ATGCCGTCCTATTCCTATCATTTAATCTTCGAGCTCTATGCGACGCCCGatcccaccacctctgccGTCGCCGATACCATCAACGACATCTGGGTCCCCACCCCAACCTGCCCGACAATCTTTGACGATCTCCCCTCTCACACTCCACGCAGCGCTCgcccgccttctcctcgacgtCTTCCATTTCGACCGAATCATCAGAGTCACCATCTCTACGAAGCCGGACCAAGCTCCGTTCCCCCACCAGACTTTTCCTACGCGTCAGGCAAGGTAATCGACTGCGGCCGCCACCGAGGAACAACAAACGTAGAGCCCAACGAAGATATCACCCCGAACCCCGCCACCAAGCGACGCAACATTGTTCACGTAAGTGAGCGTCAGTGGCGCGAGAGAGAGACCTCAGCCGACATCCCTCTCAAGCCCGAAATTCAAGGGATAGGGCCCAACAAGGCAACCAAAGACTGGCGATTCGGGCGCATCAACATTGAGAGCTTCGATCCCGCGTCTGTCCCATCAAACAACGGAAAGGCGAAAGAAGTCATCATGGAGGGACACGGCAGGCAGCCGGCGGCCAGCCTAGGTCCTAACCTAGGCGGCATGGGACAAAACACCAAAGGCCGTTACATTCCAGCAGTAAACACAAAGAACACGGAAGCTGGTTGGGGAATCGTACATCTATACCGGGAAGCCGACGAGTTCTCGGCGCTGaactcaccacccccaataCCACCCCCACCAGGACTACAAGACAgcggggttggcgaggagggaaCAGTTTTGTGTATCCCAGCGGTGCCATCCTACATGTCACCATCGGATTTCTTGGGGTTCATCGGTGAGCCCTGGAGGGGAAGCGTAAGCCATTACCGAATGGTCTCGACAAGCAGGATGAACCGGTACATGGTCCTCATGAAGTTCAAAGACAAAAAGACGGCCACGGAATGGAGAAAAGAGTTTGACGGGCGGCCATTTGATACCTTGGCAGAGAGCGAGATATGTCATGTCACGTTTATCAAGAGCATCACTGTCGAGACAccaggaagaaaagggagTGAAGGCGCcggggtgggaaagggagagacTGGCATGATCAATTCCCTTCGccctttcccaccaccaacaccaagtctAGTCGAGCTGCCTACCTGCGCGGTTTGTCTCGAGAGAATGGACGACACGGCCGGGTTGATGACGATTTTGTGCCAACACGTGTTTCACTGCACGTGTCTCCAGACATGGAAGACGAGGGGCTGCCCTATCTGCAGGGCGACGAACCCGCTCacgaagcagcagcaggagcttgatgatgaagggaacCCCTACGCGAAGCCGTTTGGGCACGGGGTTAGTAATTTGTGCAGTGTGTGCGACGCGCCCGACAATCTCTGGATCTGCCTGATATGCGGCAATGTTGGGTGCGGGAGGTACCAGAGGGGGCATGCGAAGGAGCATTGGAAGGAGACGGCGCACAGTTTTAGTCTGGAGTTGGTGACGCAGCACGTGTGGGATTATGCGGGTGACATGTGGGTGCACAGGTTGATTAGGGAtaagggggatgggaaggtggtTGAGCTGCCTAGTGGTAATACTAATACTgctgggagtgggaggggggaggatatgGATGTTGTGCCAAGGGCGAAGTTGGAGAATATCGGGTTGGAGTATACGCATTTGCTGACTAGTCAGTTAGAGAGTCAGAGGGTGTATTttgaggagatggtgaaTAAGGCTGCGGACAAGGCGaccaaggcggcggcggcggcggagaaggctGCGGGACAGGCGAaggaggcgttgagggagttgggggagctgagggaggtgtgtagggttttgagggaggagacggtgCCGGGTTTGGAGAAGgatttggcgagggagaaagCTAGGGGGCAGAAGAGTGCGGAgttggcgaggagtttgggCAAGGCTttgcaggaggagaagcaggtcaccaaggggttgatggagaggatTGAACATTtgaagaaagagggggagaagaacgcggcgttggtggaggagttgagacAGGAGAACGAGGGGCTGAAAGAGATGAATCACGATTTGACCATGTTTATCAGTGGGCAGGAAAAGCTAAAGGaaatggagaaggaggggcagcTACAGGAGGGCGAGTTGGAAGAGGGGACGGTGGGAGTTGCTGAGGGGAgtaagaagaagaagaaggggaagaataAGAAGTAG
- a CDS encoding hypothetical protein (EggNog:ENOG503P46V) produces the protein MVGFYMQYLESLCRRRGWHDPSYECYRDSSGYTCLVLVNGREYQTDLAYESGNLAQENAAMRAFMVCRNFSVNGGMLARNGIVQGLPADDSSVRKSRKSSRHHPSTSHRRSGHHSSSSSTTSLE, from the exons ATGGTTGGCTTCTACATGCAGTACCTGGAGA GTCTTTGCCGCCGGCGTGGATGGCACGACCCCAGCTACGAGTGCTATCGCGACAGCAGCGGCTACACTTGCCTGGTTCTGGTGAATGGCCGTGAGTACCAGACGGACCTTGCATACGAATCCGGGAACCTGGCCCAGGAAAACGCAGCCATGCGTGCTTTTATGGTTTGCCGGAACTTTTCAGTCAATGGCGGCATGCTTGCCCGCAACGGGATCGTCCAGGGGCTGCCTGCCGACGACAGCAGCGTTCGCAAGTCTCGGAAGAGCAGCCGGCACCATCCGTCTACAAGCCACCGCAGGTCTGGACACCACTCTAGCAGCAGTTCGACTACCTCTTTGGAGTGA